The DNA region AAATTATGCACGTGCGTGCATAGTAATTACGAAGATATTAATATTAGACCTCTTTCGAAACTGGTTAACGTAGTTCAAAATTATAAATGCCAGAGGTCAAATTAAATCTAAGACCGAATCTTTTACGTCTATTTCAATATTTATCAGCAATAATTTTGAACTACGTTAACCAGTTTCGAAAGAGGTCTATTAATAAAGTTCTCAATTGATTTGGTTATTTCAAAAATTATATATACCGAAGAAATCAGAGTGCTGTTGCTTTTTTCAAACTTCACTTATATCATTTACAATAAACTTAATATTACATCTTAAACATAAAATGATGAATATAATTTTAGCTTTAAAGGTAATTGGGCAAAGAACTATTAAAATATTTTATAATATAATTCTATTTCAAAATTTTCTCTTTGCATCAATAAAAGGAATTTTTACTCTTCCTTATTATTTCAATATTACAATACAAGCAATAATTAACATTGGCTTCTATTCTCTGCCAATAGTCGCAGCAACATCACTCTGTTCTGGAGCGGTATTAGCACTACAAACATATGAAGGAGTAGTGCGTTCGTCAGCTATACATGCCATCCCCATGATAATAGTAACATCAATTACCAGAGAATTAGGGCCTGTAATAGTAGGACTTATTGTAGCAGGAAGAATTGGTGCTTCTATAGTAGCAGAAATAGGCACTATGAGAGTAACGGAACAAATAGATGCATTATTTACACTAGCTACTGATCCAATAAAATATCTAGTTACTCCTAGATTAGTAGCGACAACATTGTCTTTACCATTTCTTGTGCTTACTAGTGATGTTATTGGAGTATTTGGTGGATATCTAGTTTCAGTATATAGACTTAACTTCAATAGCTACGAGTATATTCAAAGCACAATTCATCACTTAACATCAACCGATGTAATTTCTGGATTAATTAAAGCAATTGTATTTGGTATGATTATTGGAATAACAAGCTGCTTTCATGGCTACTATTCTGACAAAGGAGCAAAAGGAGTAGGAATTGCTACAACTTATGGAGTAGTTCATTCATCTATATTAATACTATTAAGTAACTATATAATGACAGAATTATTACTTTCTCAATATATATAATATAAAACAATACTGTAAAAAAAGCTGCATGAGTATAATAATTAAAAACCTTTGCAAGGCGTTCAAATCGAAAATAGTACTAAATAAAATAAATCTTGAACTTAAATCCAAGCAATCTATAGCTATTTTAGGAAGATCTGGCTCAGGAAAATCTATATTAATAAAAACAATAATTGGCTTAATTAAGCCAGATGCTGGAGAAATTATTATTGATGGTCAAGATATAACTAAATTATCCTTGAGTGAGAAATTCAAGTTAATGCCAAGTTGTGGGTTTTTATTTCAAGGTAGCGCATTATTTGATTCATTATCAGTAGAAGATAATATTACATTTTATGCTCAAAGATTGTATAAATTGTCTAAATCAGAAAAAAGGCAACTAGCAATAGAAAAATTAAAATTAGTTGAGCTATCAGAAGATATAATAAATCTATATCCTTTTCAACTGTCAGGAGGTATGCAAAAACGCGTTTCTTTTGCAAGAACAATTTGCACTAACCCTAAAATAATTTTTTTAGATGAGCCTACTACAGGGCTAGATCCAATTATGGTTAATATAATTAATAATCTAATTATTAAAATACAACAAACTCTAGAATCAACTACTATTATTATTACTCATGACATAAATAGCGCTTATAAGATTGCCAACAATGCCGCAATGCTTTATCAAGGGCAAATAATTTGGCATGGGGAAACACAAGATCTTAAAAATTGCAATAATGAATTCGTACAACAATTTATTTATGGTAGTACCACAGGCCCCATCAAATACGATAGCTAAATTAATAATATTAAAAATTAAAATTAATAACAATAATTGTTATATAGGTTACACTTTACAATGCTAAAATTATAAAAGCTAATAAAAGTGATCTATCTGTAGCTTTAGTTATTGCTAAAAGCTTATCGGATAAGATGATAAAGCTTACATATCAAAAAAGCGTTATTTTATCAACTGATAAGCAAGTCCATTATTGCAAATTGTATTTCTTCTCTACCACGCCAACGATTAACCTTGATATTACCTATTATATCAATTGGTTTAGTGTAAGTGCTTAACAAAGCATCAAATAGCTGAGTTCTAGGGTTAAAAGCAATTGCTTTAGTTGTTTTAACTGCATTAATATTTCCCCACTCAGATAAAACACAGTGAACATGTTTGTTAGACAATTGGCTTGCATATTTTAATTTAATATTAGTTAGCTTAAATATTGGCTCTGGATTGCCATTACCAAATGGAGCAAGTTTTTGAATTTCATGAACAGTGTTAATGTTCAAACTTGCAATTGAAAGATCTATAGCATAATTTCTAATGTTATGACCAGTTAAATTTTTTATATCAAGTGCTAATTCTTGATTTAAAAAATTTTTTAAATCACCAATAAGATCGCGTTTAATAGTAAATCCAGCAGCCATAGCATGTCCGCCGCCAGTAATTAATAATCCTTTCAGCTTTGCTTCAGCAATTTTGCTGCCAATATCTATTCCCTTAATCGATCTGCATGATGCACGTCCTAAAGTATCGTCTAAACTTATAACAACTATTGGTTTATGGAATAAATCTTTTAATCTGCTAGCAATAATACCAATAACTCCAGGATGCCATTTATGATTAGCAACAACAATTACATTATTATCTGCTTGTTCACGAGCTATAGTTACTGCTTCTTCAAGCATAACTTTTTCTATTAATTTTCGTTCAGAATTATAATTTTCTAATTCAGAGGCAATATTGTATGCCTCTATCTGACATTTTGTAGATAATAATTTACTACCTAGATCTGATTTTCCAATACGTCCACCTGCATTTATTCTAGGTCCTAAAACAAAGCCTAAATAGTAACAGTCAGAAGAAAATTCTGCTTCACTCATATAACCTAATGCTTTTATGCCAACATTTTGATGTTGAGCCATTATCTCAAGTCCTTTAGCTACGAACGCTCTATTTAAACCAATTAATGCCATAACGTCACAAACTGTACCAAGTGCTACTAAGTCTAAATATTTAACTAAACTTGGCTCAGACTTATCAGTAAAATAATGTAGTTTACGCAATGCAGATCTAAGAGCGACTAAAAACAGAAATGATACTCCAACTGCTGCAAGATAGTTATATTTGCTTGTTTCATCTAACCGATTAGGATTTATTATTGCAACAGCATCAGGTAACTGCTCAACACTTAAATGATGATCAATAACGATAACATCTATATGCTGTGCTTTAGCTTCAGCTAAAGCTTCATACGCACTAGTACCACAATCTACTGTAATAATTAAACTAATACCAGCAGACTTAAGCTTTTTAATAGCTGATACTGATGGTCCATAACCTTCAGTAAGCCTTTCAGGTATATATATAATTGGTTCTATACCTAATTCGCAAAAATAGTTTTTCAATAAAGCTGAAGAAGTAGCCCCATCAACATCATAATCTCCAAAGATGCATATATGCTCCTGCTGGTTAATTGCGTGAATAACTCTATTAACTGCCTTATCCATATCAAGTAAATGAAAAGGATCAGGTAAAGCATCCTTAATAGTTGGAGTTAAAAAGTATGATATTTGCTCTAAATCAATATTTTGGGCATATAATAATTTTGCTAAAAAATCACTTACTCCATGTTTTTGCCTAATAGTTTCTATGATATACTCATCAAACTCAGTTTTATTCCAATAATTACCAAGTACAGATTTTTCATTTATGGTATTCATAGTTTATGTTTTCTTAAAAATAACTTTTAGAATTCTGCATTCGTTTTAATGCGCCTTCAAGTATAATACTTGCAGCAACTCTATCATCTATAGCATTACGGACTTTTCTCTTGATATTCCCTATTTTAAGCAAATTATTTGCAGCCTTCGATGTTAACCTTTCATCACATAAAAATATTGGTAGTAATAATTTATTAGCTAACTTATTAGCAAAGTCCTTCACTCTGTGAGTTTGACTAGTTTCAGTACCATCAAGCTTAAATGGCAGACCAATCACTATAGCTCCAATGTTATAAGCTACAGCAATTTCTTGTATTTTATTAACACGATCCTGGTTAGTAGCAAGTATAGTTTGTAATGGCATTGCAACAGTATGCTCAATATTAGAAATAGCAACTCCAACTTTTTTTTCACCAAAATCTATACCTAAAATTTGCTTTTTGATATCAGCAGCTTGAAGAAACTCACTTATGCTATTAATAATCATACAGTTGTTTTTTCTGATTTTACTAGACTTGAGATTGCAATAAAATTACACCAAATTTGTACATAATCACTAATCCATAAATATTTTGGATTAAAAGCAATTATCATAATAGCAATTAATATTGCTGGAGCTGAAGAAAAGGCTCCAAGCCTACAGATATCTTTAAATGAACAACATTGTATAAAAAAATTAATTAAAGTGCCAATAGTTACTATGATTATAATTTTTTTAAATGCTATAAATATTAAAAAACCTAGCACAACTAATGGGTATAGCATTAGAATACATAATAAGATTATATTATATTTTTTTTGTAAAGCTTCAGTTAATAAGTTTTTAACATATGAGCTATCTATTAGCAATTTTCTATTGCCTAAGATTGAATTATAAAAAATCTTAGTAGTACGGCCAGTTGAATGATCTACTATTTGAATATTATCTTTAGCCATAACAATCAAGATATTAGATATTTCAGCTCCTTTCATCTTCGACTCAGGATCAATAGCAATCAATATTGTACGATTGTCGTCTTCAATCAAATATGGCGTAGGTTCAAGTAATGAAATTTGTTGATTATCATAGTATATTTCTGGCCACTTGCTAAGTATATTAGCAATTATTAACCCTGTTTGTGAATCTAATTTATTTTTGGTTAAATAATCATTAACATCCTTAAACATGCTTAATTTAACAAATAACCAAGCTATTGCTCCTAAACATACTATTGCTGTAATATAACGAAATCCATAACCAATATATCTTTTCCTAATATCATTATAGAAATGCAGATTCCAAACTGCCATATAAAGGTTATATATAATGAGTTTTATTGGATTTATTATATTACTAATAAAGTTAGTTATCATAAGACAATAGTTTATTAAATACAGCTTAATGCAAAAACATATCATTATAAAAATAAATATTAATTTAATATTTACTCACTTTCAGGAGGCCTATATCTCTCATCATGTTTTGCTAACAAATCATCAGCTATAAATAGTTTTTGATTCATATATCCTTTAGCAACTACTTCTTGCCCTTCTTTAAATAAAGGAGGTAATATTCCCTTAAAATAAACTTGCAACTCACTTGTGTTATCTGTGATTATAAATTTATTTTCATTAGGAGAAATTTTATTAACTGATCCATGTTTAACCTTACCACCAACTCGAATGACTACTCCTTCCTTGCTCTGCGAAAGTATTACTGTAGGAGTATAGAAAAAAATTATGTTCTGAGAAAATGCACGTAAAATTAAAAATACACCACAACTAATACTTAAAATAAGCAAAAAAACAA from Orientia tsutsugamushi str. Boryong includes:
- a CDS encoding MlaE family ABC transporter permease, with the translated sequence MNIILALKVIGQRTIKIFYNIILFQNFLFASIKGIFTLPYYFNITIQAIINIGFYSLPIVAATSLCSGAVLALQTYEGVVRSSAIHAIPMIIVTSITRELGPVIVGLIVAGRIGASIVAEIGTMRVTEQIDALFTLATDPIKYLVTPRLVATTLSLPFLVLTSDVIGVFGGYLVSVYRLNFNSYEYIQSTIHHLTSTDVISGLIKAIVFGMIIGITSCFHGYYSDKGAKGVGIATTYGVVHSSILILLSNYIMTELLLSQYI
- a CDS encoding ABC transporter ATP-binding protein, with the protein product MSIIIKNLCKAFKSKIVLNKINLELKSKQSIAILGRSGSGKSILIKTIIGLIKPDAGEIIIDGQDITKLSLSEKFKLMPSCGFLFQGSALFDSLSVEDNITFYAQRLYKLSKSEKRQLAIEKLKLVELSEDIINLYPFQLSGGMQKRVSFARTICTNPKIIFLDEPTTGLDPIMVNIINNLIIKIQQTLESTTIIITHDINSAYKIANNAAMLYQGQIIWHGETQDLKNCNNEFVQQFIYGSTTGPIKYDS
- the recJ gene encoding single-stranded-DNA-specific exonuclease RecJ gives rise to the protein MNTINEKSVLGNYWNKTEFDEYIIETIRQKHGVSDFLAKLLYAQNIDLEQISYFLTPTIKDALPDPFHLLDMDKAVNRVIHAINQQEHICIFGDYDVDGATSSALLKNYFCELGIEPIIYIPERLTEGYGPSVSAIKKLKSAGISLIITVDCGTSAYEALAEAKAQHIDVIVIDHHLSVEQLPDAVAIINPNRLDETSKYNYLAAVGVSFLFLVALRSALRKLHYFTDKSEPSLVKYLDLVALGTVCDVMALIGLNRAFVAKGLEIMAQHQNVGIKALGYMSEAEFSSDCYYLGFVLGPRINAGGRIGKSDLGSKLLSTKCQIEAYNIASELENYNSERKLIEKVMLEEAVTIAREQADNNVIVVANHKWHPGVIGIIASRLKDLFHKPIVVISLDDTLGRASCRSIKGIDIGSKIAEAKLKGLLITGGGHAMAAGFTIKRDLIGDLKNFLNQELALDIKNLTGHNIRNYAIDLSIASLNINTVHEIQKLAPFGNGNPEPIFKLTNIKLKYASQLSNKHVHCVLSEWGNINAVKTTKAIAFNPRTQLFDALLSTYTKPIDIIGNIKVNRWRGREEIQFAIMDLLIS
- the ruvX gene encoding Holliday junction resolvase RuvX translates to MIINSISEFLQAADIKKQILGIDFGEKKVGVAISNIEHTVAMPLQTILATNQDRVNKIQEIAVAYNIGAIVIGLPFKLDGTETSQTHRVKDFANKLANKLLLPIFLCDERLTSKAANNLLKIGNIKRKVRNAIDDRVAASIILEGALKRMQNSKSYF
- a CDS encoding DUF1189 family protein yields the protein MAVWNLHFYNDIRKRYIGYGFRYITAIVCLGAIAWLFVKLSMFKDVNDYLTKNKLDSQTGLIIANILSKWPEIYYDNQQISLLEPTPYLIEDDNRTILIAIDPESKMKGAEISNILIVMAKDNIQIVDHSTGRTTKIFYNSILGNRKLLIDSSYVKNLLTEALQKKYNIILLCILMLYPLVVLGFLIFIAFKKIIIIVTIGTLINFFIQCCSFKDICRLGAFSSAPAILIAIMIIAFNPKYLWISDYVQIWCNFIAISSLVKSEKTTV
- the ccmE gene encoding cytochrome c maturation protein CcmE; the protein is MYFKINSRFRIVFLLILSISCGVFLILRAFSQNIIFFYTPTVILSQSKEGVVIRVGGKVKHGSVNKISPNENKFIITDNTSELQVYFKGILPPLFKEGQEVVAKGYMNQKLFIADDLLAKHDERYRPPESE